Proteins encoded within one genomic window of Tabrizicola piscis:
- a CDS encoding YcjX family protein: MALFGLTDGISRTIEGAGATLSETFLEDTLRLGVTGLSRAGKTVFITALVANLLQRGRMPQLKAQAEGRIDAVYLQPQPDVTLPRFDYEGHLAALTGDTPRWPASTRAISELRLSFRVRPSGLFASWKSPRVLHLDIVDYPGEWLLDLGLLDQTYDQWSEATLARLAKRAEAADFIAFARAEDGALRLEEDKLRALSDSFTAYLTAARDLGRVDVTPGRFLLPGDLAGSPVLTFAPLPKPAHTPRASLWREMERRFEAYKSRVVRPFFRDHFARIDRQIVLMDVLGAIHQGPRAVEDLRRTMAEVLGSFRPGRNGWLTSLFGGKRVERILFAATKADHLHHEQHPALTAITTALLAEAKSRADFSGARTEALSLASLRATVEEMVTRDGETLPAVRGTLLSTGKPAVMYPGLLPTDPARLLSPAREGAEGWLDADYNLMTFAPARLTLKPGEGPPHIRLDRAIEFLIGDRL, encoded by the coding sequence GTGGCGCTTTTCGGGCTTACGGACGGGATATCCCGCACCATCGAAGGGGCCGGGGCCACGCTCTCGGAGACCTTTCTTGAAGACACGCTTCGCCTTGGCGTTACCGGTCTGTCCCGCGCGGGCAAGACCGTCTTCATCACGGCGCTGGTCGCGAACCTGTTGCAGCGCGGGCGGATGCCGCAGTTGAAGGCGCAGGCCGAGGGTCGGATCGACGCTGTCTATCTGCAGCCGCAACCTGACGTGACCCTGCCGCGCTTCGACTATGAAGGCCACCTTGCCGCGCTGACCGGGGATACGCCGCGCTGGCCTGCGTCAACCCGGGCGATCTCGGAACTTCGGCTGTCGTTCCGGGTGCGGCCTTCGGGTCTGTTCGCCAGCTGGAAATCGCCACGCGTGCTGCATCTGGATATCGTCGACTATCCCGGCGAATGGCTTTTGGACCTTGGCCTTTTGGACCAAACCTATGACCAATGGTCGGAAGCCACCCTTGCCCGCCTTGCCAAACGCGCCGAGGCGGCCGATTTCATCGCCTTCGCCCGGGCCGAAGATGGCGCGCTGCGGCTGGAGGAGGACAAGCTGCGCGCCCTGTCGGACAGCTTTACCGCCTATCTGACCGCCGCGCGTGACCTTGGCCGGGTGGATGTGACCCCCGGCCGGTTCCTGCTGCCGGGCGACCTTGCCGGATCGCCCGTCCTGACCTTCGCGCCCTTGCCAAAGCCCGCCCACACGCCCCGTGCCAGCCTCTGGCGTGAGATGGAGCGGCGGTTCGAGGCCTATAAATCCCGCGTCGTGCGCCCCTTCTTCCGCGACCATTTCGCCCGGATCGACCGGCAGATCGTGCTGATGGATGTGCTTGGTGCCATCCATCAGGGCCCCCGCGCGGTGGAAGACCTGCGCCGCACCATGGCCGAGGTTCTGGGCAGCTTTCGCCCGGGCCGCAACGGCTGGCTGACCTCGCTCTTCGGGGGCAAGCGGGTGGAGCGGATCCTGTTTGCCGCCACCAAGGCCGACCATCTGCACCACGAACAACACCCCGCACTGACAGCGATCACCACGGCGCTCTTGGCTGAGGCGAAGTCCCGCGCCGATTTTTCCGGCGCGCGGACCGAGGCGCTGTCGCTGGCCAGCTTGCGCGCCACGGTGGAAGAGATGGTGACCCGTGACGGCGAAACCCTGCCTGCGGTGCGGGGCACGCTTTTGTCCACCGGAAAGCCTGCGGTGATGTACCCCGGCCTGTTGCCCACCGACCCCGCGCGGCTGCTGTCGCCCGCGCGTGAGGGGGCGGAAGGCTGGCTGGATGCCGATTACAACCTGATGACCTTTGCCCCGGCCCGGCTGACCCTGAAGCCGGGGGAAGGCCCGCCGCATATCCGCCTTGACCGGGCGATCGAGTTCCTGATCGGAGACCGGCTGTGA
- the truA gene encoding tRNA pseudouridine(38-40) synthase TruA — translation MPRYALQIEYHGGPFAGWQRQAGGLVSVQGAVEAALAKLEPGPHTIAAAGRTDAGVHATAQVAHVDLTRDWDPFRLAAALNAHLRPAPVAVLACVQVPDTFHARFSATARQYLFRLVARRAPVTHDKGLVWQIAAPPDLTAMREAAAHLIGNHDFTTFRSTFCQANSPVKTLDRIDITDRPYPGGREVRFDLAARSFLHNQVRSIVGTLERVGAGAWSPDDVRAALAARNRAACGPVAPPQGLYLVGVSYPTNPFAV, via the coding sequence ATGCCACGCTATGCGCTTCAGATCGAATATCACGGCGGCCCGTTCGCGGGCTGGCAACGTCAGGCCGGGGGTCTGGTGTCCGTGCAAGGTGCGGTCGAGGCCGCGCTGGCCAAGCTGGAACCCGGGCCGCATACCATCGCCGCCGCCGGGCGCACGGATGCAGGCGTGCATGCCACCGCCCAGGTCGCGCATGTCGACCTGACCCGCGACTGGGACCCGTTCCGTCTGGCCGCAGCCCTGAACGCGCATCTGCGACCAGCGCCAGTGGCGGTGCTGGCTTGCGTGCAAGTGCCTGACACCTTTCACGCCCGGTTTTCGGCCACCGCGCGGCAGTATCTGTTCCGCCTTGTCGCCCGCCGGGCACCGGTGACGCATGACAAGGGGTTGGTCTGGCAAATAGCCGCCCCCCCGGACCTGACCGCAATGCGAGAGGCGGCGGCCCATCTGATCGGCAACCATGACTTTACCACCTTCCGGTCGACCTTCTGTCAGGCGAACAGCCCGGTAAAGACGCTGGACCGGATCGACATCACCGACCGTCCCTACCCCGGCGGTCGCGAGGTTCGCTTCGACCTCGCCGCCCGCAGTTTCCTGCACAATCAGGTCCGGTCCATCGTCGGCACGCTGGAACGCGTCGGCGCGGGCGCATGGTCGCCGGACGATGTGCGAGCGGCGCTTGCGGCGCGGAACCGGGCGGCCTGCGGCCCGGTCGCCCCACCGCAGGGGCTGTATCTGGTGGGCGTAAGCTATCCGACCAATCCCTTTGCGGTTTAG
- a CDS encoding 3'-5' exonuclease, producing MLARLSLRLRVLLIFAGLAAAIIAAIGFGLWLGFGRLGNPDALQGFVQAGVLAGFATLGLVAGVWYLFDLNVAKPIEKLAGSLRARAHADVTAEMDTAIAHYLGDLAPAAVAAAQSLTETRSALAEAVARETLRLGSEKARLEALLSDVPAGVILCSADHALVFYNSPAADVIGAGRGEGLEAGLDRSLFDYLHAAPLRHAYDRLLATGDPDAASDLLCTTVSGARVLAARMRLLAEGGSSGYVLTLRDVTGDMATEARREAMLEAALDSLRRPSAALSTLVGVLLDDAMPGALQTALKEEVARLSQAVTRFGTAREEGQVEAAALPQTRASDLAEGLKARLDSLGIAIDVQAADLLLRCNGFEVITLLADLARQVVAKGGAANLGLTIDEEASGAAIRLSWDGPRVGVGELDRWLLAPLSADTPERLARNVLAAHATELWPETAGDRAALCLPIRQARRAVARPKPVARKVVYDFELLSPARTDKLAEARLDRLTYVVFDTETTGLNPRQGDEIVQLAAVRIVNGRRVEGEVFDTLVNPGRPIPAVSTDVHGITDGMVANAPTVAEVARRFHKFAEGAVLIAHNAPFDMEFLRRVEGQIDLRFDMPVLDTVLLSAVVYGQHDVHSLDALTHRLGITIPEEARHTAIGDTVATADAFLKLIPMLAGRGYATFGAVLAEVRKHGRLLKDLN from the coding sequence ATGCTGGCCCGCTTGTCCCTGCGGCTGCGGGTTCTGCTGATCTTCGCCGGGCTTGCGGCTGCAATCATCGCGGCAATCGGCTTTGGCCTTTGGCTGGGGTTCGGCCGGCTGGGAAACCCCGACGCGTTGCAGGGCTTTGTGCAGGCAGGTGTCCTTGCGGGCTTTGCCACGCTGGGGCTGGTGGCGGGGGTCTGGTATCTGTTCGACCTCAATGTCGCCAAGCCGATCGAGAAGCTGGCGGGGTCGTTGCGCGCCCGTGCCCATGCCGACGTCACCGCCGAGATGGACACCGCCATCGCCCATTACCTTGGCGACTTGGCCCCGGCTGCCGTGGCCGCCGCGCAAAGCCTGACGGAAACCCGGTCCGCGCTGGCCGAAGCTGTCGCCCGCGAAACCCTGCGCCTTGGGTCCGAGAAGGCGCGGCTTGAGGCGCTTTTGTCCGATGTGCCCGCTGGTGTCATCCTGTGTTCGGCGGATCATGCGCTGGTGTTCTACAACTCTCCTGCCGCCGATGTGATTGGCGCGGGACGGGGGGAAGGGTTGGAGGCTGGCCTGGATCGCAGCCTTTTCGACTATCTGCATGCCGCCCCCCTGCGCCATGCCTATGACCGGCTGCTCGCCACCGGCGACCCGGACGCCGCATCCGATCTGTTGTGCACGACCGTGTCTGGTGCCCGGGTTCTGGCGGCACGGATGCGGCTTTTGGCTGAGGGCGGCTCCTCGGGCTATGTGCTTACCTTGCGCGATGTGACCGGCGACATGGCAACCGAGGCCCGGCGCGAGGCGATGCTGGAAGCCGCGCTGGACAGTCTGCGCCGCCCCTCGGCCGCGCTGTCCACGCTGGTCGGCGTGCTGCTGGACGATGCGATGCCCGGCGCCCTGCAGACCGCACTGAAGGAAGAGGTCGCGCGCCTGTCGCAGGCTGTCACCCGCTTTGGCACAGCGCGCGAGGAAGGCCAGGTCGAAGCTGCCGCCCTGCCGCAGACCCGTGCGTCGGACCTGGCGGAAGGGTTGAAGGCGCGTCTGGACAGCCTTGGCATCGCGATTGACGTTCAGGCGGCGGACCTTCTGTTGCGCTGCAACGGGTTTGAGGTGATCACCCTGCTGGCGGACCTTGCGCGGCAGGTCGTGGCAAAGGGCGGCGCGGCCAATCTTGGCCTGACGATTGATGAAGAGGCCAGCGGTGCCGCGATCCGGCTGTCCTGGGATGGGCCGCGCGTCGGGGTGGGTGAGCTGGATCGCTGGCTGCTTGCGCCCCTGTCCGCCGACACGCCCGAACGGCTGGCCCGCAATGTTCTTGCCGCCCATGCCACCGAACTCTGGCCCGAAACGGCAGGCGACCGCGCTGCCCTGTGCCTGCCGATCCGCCAGGCCCGCCGTGCGGTGGCGCGGCCAAAGCCGGTGGCGCGCAAGGTGGTCTATGACTTCGAACTGCTGTCCCCCGCCCGGACCGACAAGCTGGCCGAAGCGCGGTTGGACCGGCTGACCTATGTGGTCTTCGACACGGAAACCACCGGCCTCAACCCGCGGCAGGGGGATGAGATTGTGCAGCTTGCCGCCGTCCGCATCGTCAATGGCCGCCGGGTGGAGGGGGAGGTGTTTGACACTCTGGTGAACCCCGGCCGCCCGATCCCGGCGGTGTCGACCGACGTTCACGGCATCACCGACGGCATGGTCGCCAATGCCCCGACGGTGGCCGAGGTCGCCCGCCGTTTTCACAAGTTCGCCGAGGGCGCCGTGCTGATCGCCCATAATGCGCCCTTCGACATGGAATTCCTGCGCCGGGTCGAGGGGCAGATCGACCTGCGGTTCGACATGCCGGTGCTGGATACGGTCCTGTTGTCGGCGGTCGTCTATGGCCAGCATGACGTGCACAGCCTTGACGCCCTGACCCACCGTCTGGGCATCACCATCCCGGAGGAGGCCCGCCACACCGCCATCGGCGACACGGTGGCCACGGCGGATGCCTTCCTCAAGCTGATCCCCATGCTGGCCGGACGGGGCTACGCCACCTTCGGCGCCGTGCTGGCCGAGGTCAGGAAACACGGGCGGTTGTTGAAGGACCTGAACTGA
- a CDS encoding response regulator transcription factor, whose amino-acid sequence MDRKPRILVVEDEDNIAVALDYLMTREGYDHDRVANGADALSRIRATHPDLVLLDVMLPEVSGYEICEGIRMDPDLADVKVLMMTARGSAIERRKGLALGADGFISKPFELKDLREEVRRLLGAGV is encoded by the coding sequence ATGGACCGTAAGCCGCGTATTCTGGTGGTTGAGGATGAAGACAACATCGCCGTCGCGCTGGACTATCTGATGACCCGCGAGGGCTATGACCATGACCGTGTCGCCAACGGTGCTGACGCGCTGTCGCGCATCCGCGCCACGCATCCTGACCTTGTCCTGCTGGACGTGATGCTGCCCGAGGTGTCGGGCTATGAGATCTGCGAAGGCATCCGCATGGACCCCGACCTTGCCGATGTGAAGGTGCTGATGATGACCGCGCGCGGGTCAGCCATCGAACGCCGCAAGGGGCTTGCTCTGGGGGCGGACGGGTTCATCTCGAAGCCGTTCGAATTGAAGGACCTGCGCGAGGAAGTGCGCCGTCTGCTGGGCGCGGGGGTCTAG
- a CDS encoding DUF294 nucleotidyltransferase-like domain-containing protein — MEQDNSGLTTSSLVAFLETVHPYDSLPRDEMARVAASFSRRHHDDASVIYSAGDPLDGIFLILEGSVEVLEPSGGLVSLLGPRNSFGERGLMRDGVAVTTARAAEGAEILMLPQAEFRRLIASYPAFERFFNRGRQRDVREADISTRKVGDLIARAPIAVSPETTIRAAAEQMRDAHISCLAVVADGRLIGIVTARDFTNKVLAMGLDAATPVSAVMAKDPMVLSPESLGSDVLNRMLEHRIGHLPVVDDGKLVGMITQTDLVRFQAVSSALLVRDAATAQTVAELAENTARIPHLLVQLVGGGTAHEVVTRLVTDIADTVTRRLLAMAEAELGPAPVPYLWLACGSQGRQEQTGVSDQDNCLMIDDAATEADMAYFANLAKIVSDGLNACGYVYCPGDMMATNPQWCQPMRVWREYFRKWVAVPDPMAQMLASVMFDLRPIGGAASLYANLQDDVLEMAAKNSIFVAHMVSNSLKHTPPLGLLRGFATIRSGEYKNHIDLKMNGVVPVVDLGRIYTLIGAFGAVNTRARLEAAAAAGVISASGARDLIEAYDLIATTRLEHQARRVKAGEKPDNFIAPSELSDFERSHLRDAFVVVRTMQSAVGSSRGARS; from the coding sequence ATGGAACAGGACAACAGCGGCCTGACGACTTCCAGCCTCGTGGCCTTCCTGGAGACGGTCCACCCCTACGACAGCCTGCCGCGGGACGAGATGGCGCGTGTCGCCGCCTCTTTCAGCCGCAGGCATCATGATGACGCGAGCGTCATCTATTCCGCCGGCGACCCGCTGGACGGCATCTTTCTGATCCTTGAAGGATCGGTGGAGGTGTTGGAACCTTCGGGCGGGCTTGTGTCGCTTCTGGGTCCAAGGAACAGCTTTGGCGAACGCGGCCTGATGCGTGACGGCGTGGCGGTGACCACAGCACGCGCCGCCGAAGGGGCCGAGATCCTGATGCTGCCGCAGGCCGAGTTCCGGCGCCTGATCGCCAGCTATCCGGCGTTTGAACGCTTTTTCAACCGGGGTCGTCAGCGCGATGTGCGGGAGGCCGACATCTCCACCCGGAAAGTCGGGGACCTGATCGCCCGCGCCCCCATTGCCGTGTCGCCGGAAACCACGATCCGGGCTGCGGCGGAACAGATGCGCGATGCGCATATCTCTTGCCTTGCCGTCGTTGCGGATGGCCGTCTGATCGGCATCGTCACGGCGCGCGATTTCACCAACAAGGTGCTGGCCATGGGGCTGGACGCCGCCACCCCGGTCAGCGCCGTGATGGCAAAGGATCCGATGGTCCTGTCACCCGAGTCGCTGGGGTCGGACGTGCTGAACCGCATGCTGGAACACCGGATCGGCCATTTGCCGGTGGTGGATGATGGCAAGCTGGTCGGCATGATCACCCAGACCGATCTGGTTCGGTTTCAGGCGGTGTCATCGGCGCTGCTGGTGCGCGATGCGGCGACAGCGCAGACCGTGGCGGAACTGGCGGAAAACACCGCCCGCATCCCGCATCTGCTGGTGCAGCTTGTCGGTGGCGGGACAGCGCATGAGGTGGTGACGCGGCTGGTCACCGACATCGCTGATACCGTGACCCGCCGCCTGCTGGCGATGGCCGAGGCCGAGCTTGGCCCGGCGCCGGTGCCCTATCTGTGGCTGGCCTGCGGGTCGCAAGGCAGGCAGGAACAGACCGGCGTCAGCGATCAGGACAATTGCCTGATGATCGACGATGCCGCGACCGAGGCTGACATGGCGTATTTCGCGAACCTCGCGAAGATCGTCAGCGACGGCCTGAACGCCTGCGGCTATGTCTATTGCCCCGGCGACATGATGGCGACCAATCCGCAATGGTGCCAGCCGATGCGCGTCTGGCGTGAGTATTTCCGCAAATGGGTGGCTGTGCCCGACCCGATGGCGCAGATGCTGGCATCGGTCATGTTTGACCTGCGGCCCATCGGCGGGGCGGCCAGTCTATATGCCAATCTGCAGGACGACGTGCTGGAAATGGCTGCGAAGAATTCGATCTTTGTGGCGCATATGGTTTCCAACAGCCTGAAGCACACGCCGCCGCTTGGCCTGTTGCGCGGCTTTGCCACCATCCGCTCGGGTGAATACAAGAACCACATCGACCTGAAGATGAACGGCGTCGTGCCAGTCGTCGACCTTGGCCGCATCTATACGCTGATCGGCGCGTTCGGGGCGGTCAACACCCGCGCGCGGCTGGAGGCGGCGGCGGCGGCGGGGGTCATTTCGGCGTCGGGCGCGCGCGACCTGATCGAGGCCTATGACCTGATCGCCACCACCCGCCTTGAACATCAGGCCCGCCGTGTGAAGGCGGGTGAGAAGCCCGACAACTTCATCGCGCCGTCGGAACTGTCGGATTTCGAACGCAGCCACCTGCGCGATGCCTTTGTCGTCGTGCGCACCATGCAATCCGCCGTGGGATCGTCCCGCGGTGCCAGAAGTTAG
- a CDS encoding sodium:solute symporter family protein — MDQFTLNLIVVGITFALYIGIAIWARAGTTAEFYAAGQGVPPVMNGMATGADWMSAASFISMAGIIALAPAGGYEQSAFLMGWTGGYVLLALLLAPYLRKFGKFTVPEFIGDRFYSGGARLVAVICLIIISVTYVIGQMRGVGVTFSRFLEVSTDTGLYIGGALVFIYAVLGGMKGITYTQVAQYVVLIIAYTVPAIFISLQLTGSFLPQLGLIGGYAPGGGEVSMLAKLDSVVTELGFNAYTSDSPNMFNMFLFTMSLMIGTAGLPHVIIRFFTVPKVADARSSAGWALVFIALLYTVAPAVGSMARLNLSTTFWPGAETGTALSAPALSVAEIDSNPDLSWIRTWEKTGLLTFSDKNGDGLIQYFAEKKPVADANTALAAAQKALADAAADADKAPLEAAIVEAQAAVDAALADPANGLGGQSLAELGFAGNELTKVDNDIMVLANPEIAALPGWVVALVAAGALAAALSTAAGLLLAISSAISHDLIKGSINPNLSEKAELLWARIAMTVAIIVATYLGLNPPGFAAQVVALAFGLAAATIFPTLMMGIFSKRINKEGAIAGMLAGLIFTSVYIFIYKGWFFFPGTNWLPDTAANYVFGISPLSIGTIGALVNFGVAYGVSMVTKAPPAHVVDLIESIRVPKGAGKATAH, encoded by the coding sequence ATGGATCAGTTTACCCTCAACCTGATTGTGGTTGGCATCACCTTTGCCCTCTACATCGGGATCGCGATCTGGGCCCGTGCGGGTACCACCGCGGAATTCTACGCAGCCGGCCAGGGTGTTCCCCCGGTGATGAACGGCATGGCGACGGGCGCAGACTGGATGTCGGCGGCCTCGTTCATTTCGATGGCAGGCATCATCGCGCTGGCTCCGGCTGGCGGGTATGAGCAGTCGGCCTTCCTGATGGGCTGGACCGGCGGCTATGTGCTGCTGGCGCTTCTTCTTGCCCCTTACCTGCGCAAGTTCGGCAAGTTCACCGTGCCCGAGTTCATCGGCGACCGTTTCTATTCCGGCGGTGCACGTCTGGTGGCGGTCATCTGCCTTATCATCATCTCGGTCACCTACGTTATCGGCCAGATGCGGGGCGTGGGCGTGACCTTCTCGCGCTTTCTGGAAGTCTCGACCGACACCGGCCTTTATATCGGTGGCGCGCTGGTGTTCATCTACGCCGTGCTTGGCGGGATGAAAGGCATCACCTACACGCAGGTGGCGCAGTATGTCGTGCTGATCATCGCCTACACGGTTCCGGCGATCTTCATCTCGCTGCAGCTGACAGGAAGCTTCCTGCCGCAGCTGGGCCTGATCGGTGGCTATGCGCCGGGGGGTGGCGAAGTGTCGATGCTGGCCAAGCTGGACAGCGTTGTGACCGAGCTGGGCTTCAACGCCTACACCTCGGACAGCCCGAACATGTTCAACATGTTCCTCTTCACCATGTCGCTGATGATCGGTACCGCGGGTCTGCCGCACGTCATCATCCGCTTCTTCACGGTGCCCAAGGTTGCGGACGCGCGTTCGTCGGCAGGCTGGGCTCTGGTGTTCATCGCGCTGCTTTACACGGTCGCTCCGGCCGTTGGCTCGATGGCGCGTCTGAACCTTAGCACGACGTTCTGGCCCGGTGCGGAAACCGGGACGGCCCTGTCGGCCCCGGCGCTTTCGGTGGCCGAGATCGACAGCAACCCGGATCTGAGCTGGATCCGGACCTGGGAAAAGACCGGGCTTCTGACGTTCTCTGACAAGAACGGCGACGGCCTGATCCAGTACTTCGCCGAGAAGAAGCCGGTGGCGGATGCAAACACGGCCCTTGCCGCTGCGCAGAAGGCACTGGCCGATGCTGCCGCCGATGCCGACAAGGCACCGCTGGAAGCAGCGATCGTCGAAGCGCAAGCCGCAGTTGACGCGGCGCTGGCCGATCCGGCCAACGGTCTGGGTGGCCAATCTCTGGCTGAACTGGGCTTTGCAGGCAACGAACTGACCAAGGTCGACAACGACATCATGGTTCTCGCGAACCCTGAAATCGCTGCTCTGCCCGGTTGGGTCGTGGCTTTGGTGGCTGCCGGTGCTCTGGCTGCCGCACTCTCGACCGCTGCGGGCCTGCTGCTGGCGATTTCTTCCGCCATCAGCCACGACCTGATCAAGGGTTCGATCAACCCGAACCTGTCGGAAAAGGCCGAACTGCTGTGGGCGCGTATTGCCATGACTGTGGCGATCATCGTGGCGACCTACCTTGGTCTCAACCCGCCCGGCTTTGCCGCGCAGGTGGTGGCCCTGGCCTTCGGTCTGGCTGCTGCGACGATCTTCCCGACGCTGATGATGGGCATCTTCTCGAAGCGCATCAACAAGGAAGGGGCAATCGCGGGGATGCTTGCCGGGCTGATCTTCACCTCGGTCTACATCTTCATCTACAAGGGCTGGTTCTTCTTCCCGGGGACCAACTGGCTGCCTGACACGGCTGCGAACTACGTCTTCGGCATCTCGCCGCTGTCGATCGGCACCATCGGTGCGCTGGTCAACTTCGGTGTCGCCTATGGCGTGTCGATGGTAACCAAGGCTCCGCCGGCCCATGTCGTCGATCTGATCGAGTCGATCCGCGTGCCGAAAGGTGCCGGTAAAGCGACCGCTCACTAA
- a CDS encoding DUF4212 domain-containing protein — protein sequence MADKSSANAYWAANVRIILISLVIWFACSFGLGILLRPALSGIMVGGADFGFWMAQNGSIYVFIVLIFVYANRMGKIDKEHGVEE from the coding sequence ATGGCGGACAAATCCTCTGCCAACGCCTATTGGGCAGCTAACGTCCGGATCATCCTGATTTCTTTGGTGATCTGGTTCGCATGCTCATTCGGGCTTGGCATTCTGCTTCGTCCTGCGCTTTCGGGGATCATGGTCGGCGGTGCCGACTTTGGGTTCTGGATGGCGCAGAACGGGTCGATCTACGTCTTCATCGTCCTGATTTTTGTCTACGCAAACAGGATGGGGAAGATCGACAAAGAACACGGCGTGGAAGAGTAG
- a CDS encoding adenylate kinase, with protein sequence MLEEDFGLVQLSTGDLLRAAVAAGTDAGRKAKAVMEAGQLVSDDIVLAILKDRMAQPDVARGIILDGFPRTAAQAAALDALLAEAGQKVTAAVSLEVDDDAMVARVSGRYTCAACGEGYHDEFKQPARAGVCDKCGGTAFKRRADDNAETVRERLTAYHAQTAPLIAHYDSQSVLERVPAMGSIAGIRAMLADIVGRVSA encoded by the coding sequence ATGCTGGAAGAGGATTTCGGTCTGGTCCAGCTGTCCACCGGCGACCTGCTGCGCGCGGCGGTTGCTGCGGGGACTGACGCAGGCCGCAAGGCCAAGGCGGTGATGGAGGCGGGGCAACTGGTGTCGGATGACATCGTGCTGGCCATCCTGAAGGACCGCATGGCACAGCCAGACGTGGCCCGCGGCATCATCCTTGACGGATTTCCGCGCACTGCTGCCCAGGCAGCGGCGCTGGACGCGCTTCTGGCGGAGGCCGGACAAAAGGTAACTGCCGCCGTCAGCCTTGAGGTTGACGATGATGCAATGGTGGCCCGTGTGTCGGGCCGCTACACCTGCGCCGCCTGCGGCGAAGGTTACCATGACGAGTTCAAGCAGCCCGCCCGTGCGGGGGTTTGCGACAAATGCGGCGGTACGGCGTTCAAGCGCCGGGCCGACGACAACGCCGAAACGGTGCGCGAAAGGCTGACCGCCTATCACGCACAGACGGCACCGCTGATTGCGCATTACGACAGCCAGTCCGTTCTGGAGCGGGTGCCGGCGATGGGGTCCATCGCCGGTATCCGCGCCATGCTGGCTGACATCGTGGGGCGCGTCTCGGCCTGA